The following nucleotide sequence is from Salvia miltiorrhiza cultivar Shanhuang (shh) chromosome 7, IMPLAD_Smil_shh, whole genome shotgun sequence.
tgtccaccaattaaagccctattgtgctttttgtacccttttaccctcTCTCTTTACTTTAAATTACTACTCTTtgtctaaaaaatttattttccagttttaagtttatttatttattttctgaaaattttaattccagtttatttattttctgaatttttagtttatttattttcgaattttcagtttatttatttttcaattttcagtttatttatttatttattttctgaaaattttaattccagtttatttattcatttatttattttcagtttatttattttctgaattttcagtttatttatttatttaatttcattttatttattttctgaatttttagtttatttatttatttatttccagtttatttattttccaaattttcagtttgtttattcatttattttcgaattttcagtttatttatttatttatttccagtttatttattttctaaaaaaaataattttccagattttaatttatttatttatttattttcgaattttcagtttatttatttatttaattccagtttatttattttctaaaaataataattttccagattttaattaatttatttatttattttcgaattttcagtttatttatttatttaattccagtttatttatttatttatttatttccagttatttattttctgaattttcagtttatttatttattttcgaactttaagtttatttattttctaaaaaaattattttccagtttttaattaattaatttatttattttcgaatttcagtttatttatttatttatttccagtttatttattttctgaattttcagtttgtttattcatttattttcgaattttcagtttatttatttatttatttccagtttatttattttctaaaaataataattttccagattttaatttatttatttatttattttcgaattttcagtttatttatttatttaattccagtttatttattttctaaaaaaaataattttccagattttaattaattaatttatttattttcgaattttcagtttatttatttatttaattccagtttatttattttctgaatttcagtttatttatttatttatttccagttttcagtttatttaattaaagagtaaaaaaagaaagaaggaaatagcttataaaataacactacccttttagtcttttacaccacttttacaccacctttttcagctttcttagtttccgcgcCGACactcaaatggggctttaattggtggacggagggagtattatatagagGAAATGTGATAATAAATTCATTGGGGTATTAATGTGATAAACTATATTTTCCACCTTAAAGAACCtgagataaaataatttaacgaactaatataaaaaaaattaaaaataaaaaaactcaaaaatttgAAAGCTGCAGTTACCTTTTGATGAGATCTACGGGGAGTGCTTGCTCAGTGAAGTTCCAGTCTCTATAAACGAAGCTGGACATTTCCATGGCGTATCTCGCCGGGAACACGGTGGTCTCGAGCACCCCGCCGGCGTTGATGAGGATCTGCCGAGCCAGGGCATTGATGTGGATCGTGTCGCGGAAGTGCGGCTTCAGAAGCCCGTGCACGGGGTGGATCGAGCTCAGCTGCCTGTTCGTCGCGATCACGAACGGCTCCATCACCGCGTGAGTGTTGAGCCAGTGGCTTATGAGCTGGTGATAGCCCGAGTCGTTGACCGCCACGTAGGCCTTCGCCAGCTGCCAGATGGCGTTCCCCACCCCGTGCTCGCACGGGGCGAACACCCAGCTCGTGGCCCCGAGGGCGTCCCCGTCCTCGTGCGGCAAGCTGAGCTCGATGGCGAGTGGCCTCAGAGTGCCGTCGTCTCGAAGGAGGAGGATCGTTCGGCTCGCGTAGGTCTTTGTTGATGTTGTGTTGATCCTTCTCAGGTACGGCATCAATGCGTCGTGGTGATCTAGTATGAACATCTTGTTCCTCTCTATGGCCTaatcatgtatatatatagcatTGTAAATCAAGTTCTTGGACTATCGTGAGGGAATTGAATCAAAGTAATTGAAGAGAAGGGATGTGTGTGTATATCACTTCTTCTATGGTGAGTCCATTCATGTTTTCTTCGAGGTGCGCTCGCGTGATGCGGCTATCTTGATCGCCGTATTGTCGCCGATCTAGTCTGCTTTTCGGTGGAAACTCCTGTGATGTCGGAGACGATCAGTGTtgatagaaataaaataactaagacgaaaatgaaataataaattttttatatagcGGGACATTCTAtggaaaaaactgaaagttcgggatttttaggaaaaaataaaagtttgggacattttgtggaaaacgTTGAAAGCTCacgacataaaacactattaacccttttttataCTCTTTCCGTCACGACTTTTAGTAtttatctttcctttttttggtCGTCGTCTCATATTTTGGTATCcgtttatatttttagtaaaaactaggtgggacccttactccactttaattattttaacactcacattaAAGGTCGGAcccttatttcactcacaatacactcaatcactttattaaaactcgtgtcactctcaattgaatattaaaagtcGGGGCAAaggaagtactccctccgtcccgcccaagatgctacatattcctttttaggtagtcccaacgaagatgctacatttctatatttggcaaaaataagaaattttaaacatttaattaacactaattaaatatttctttattactttccctctcctactttatcactttattactttctctatcatactttatcactttattattacacacttaaaacatttatctacaactccttaaatcccgtgccgaaaagcaaatgtagcatccgggacggagggagtattaaataacgAGCCGAGTGAAGAGTTGGACTCGCGGTCAACAGCATTTGTCCATGTTCCAAGCGAACTAGTGAATACCCGAGAGGCCGAGACTGGGTGGGATGCAGGAATTTGAACTAAATTTCTAACAAAAATGAGGATTTTGAATACATGGATTCGATTGAGGTAGTTTACCTGGAGACGTCGAATGACAACAGGGTTGACTCCTGCTAGCATTTCCCTTCCAAATTCTTCATCTGTTCTCCATGCAGTCTTGTCCACTGCACGGAGCTCATATTATCAATCTTATCTATCACGCAAAGTAAAAGTcacaagaaaaagaagaaaaagttGACCTTTAATAACATCGGGCACGGGGAACTTAAGAAAGCGTTCGCCATCGGAACGAAGGAGTTCCCTGATCAACTCCCACGGGACGCACTTCCTGAGTTTACTCAGGGAGTGGCCGTCATCCGGGACCCTAACTCCGCCTTCGTAgaggcggagaacgtcttcaaacGTGTCGAACTCGTTTATAGTCTTGTCGAACAACGCCTTGATCTCCGGCACGATCACCTGCCCCAGAGACTTCAGAGCATAACCTATGAAATCCGAGAATTTCACCTGACTGAACCTCTCATCACTCGGCACGTACGTGTTCAAGCTCAACAGAAACAGCCTGCTCTCATTGGTGGGATCtgcactttttttcttttcccgataaattaacaattaaataagtaaatttaaaaatctgCACCACAGACGGATTTTACCTTTTTTATTCGGCGGACGCCCCGTCCTCGCTCGACGGGGGTACGGATAGTCGGGGCCCCCGAGCACGGGGCGAGCATATTCCTCGCCCTTCTCGGGGGCGCCTAGGTCGTTATAGTACGCATAATCATACACTCTATCCCACTCCTTGAGCATCCCAGAGCCTTCGAGGCGGTCTTCGCCTCGAAGGCTCCGGAGCTCCTGCTCTCTGTAAAAGAGCAGGGGCTCCGGCGTCTCCCCCGGGAGGTACGTCTTGCTCGCGAAAAAGACGCGGTCGTATTTATAGCGACGCACGGGGTAAACCCACGAGTCGCAGACGAAATCGACGCGGCCGTAACCGCAGACGTTTTCCAAGGCGACGGACTTGAGGTATAGCTGGCTATGGTGTTGGTTTTTGACGATCAAAGCGCCGGGAAATCCGAGAGATTCAACATCCCAATCAAAGGTGACGTTAAAAGAGGCGTGATCCTCTGCATTGAGAGAAGTCAGCTTCGGCAACCAATCCTCCAAATATGCCTCTTTCCCTACCTTCCCCTTTCTCGAGTTTCCTTCAACATTGCCAGCCACAAATtcaattaaattcaaaaaaaaattggaattcaATTTGTGAGAGAGATGAAATTGATTAAACCTGGCTCAGCGGAATGAGAGCTGACGAGCTGCAGAGAAACGCCTTTGCCGAAGAGCTCGTGGATGCGGTCGAGCAAGGAGGCGCCGACGTCGGTGACGTCCATcacattcttcttcttcaacacgACAATGCCTTtgatcttcttcttctgctgctgctgctgctcgattTTGGGCGAATCTTTGATCTCTCCGCACAAGCAGCCCAGTAAATTCTCCCACATCTCTGAGCAATTACACGACATTGCGAAAAAGGGGGGGAAAGTGGAATAGGAAGAAATTAGTTGACGATGGGGGATTTTCAGTTGGAAATTATGCCTTGCTTGAGTGGGTGATTATGATGGGGGGGTTAAGTAAAGTGTGAGAAGATTCGATGTAATTAATGCTAATTACGTGTTTAGATTAGTGGGTATATGTATTATGATAGTAGAATGTGAGAAAAAGTGGGGAAATCTGTGTGTGTGGAGAAGCAGCTGCTGTTTGCTGTTGGATAACTTGGATTGGATGTTATTATAGCTTTGATTATTGAGCCTACCCACTTTTCTCCTCGTGGGttgaatttctttttttcttttatttgaatttcttctttttcttttttaacatTGGCCATGTTCTCTTCTTCAACcctcttcttttttccttttttttatatatatatatatatatactccttccatcccacgaatcttgacacatttggtttcggcacctgaattaaggagttgtagattgatgttttaagtgtgtagttaataaagtactgtgataaagtatgagagaaaaggtaataaaagtgatacagtaggagagagaatgtaataattattaccttatttggaaatgtgtcaagattcgtgggatcgGAGAGAGTATATAGTTTGAGATTTCCTtgatttcacttttttttttacctcttcttttttcctttttattttttttagatttgcTTGATTTCACTTTTTTTTGCCTGAGTGATGCTAAATAGTCAAATTGTGGTCATTCACAAATCACTTAAATAGAAAgaagattaatttatttaacttatttcataaaataaaaataagatttagttattttattgtattatgtacattgtagttatttgtttataattttttttgtaacttttttttatctctAGGACACGTGTAACCACTCTATTGGACTAGTTCATTTTTCAAAGACAATATCTTATATATAATCTCCCTTTTTGGTCCCATAAATTATGAATTACTCCATTCCTTTCCAAGTAAAACTTTCATTTTCGGTAtgtctccaaaaaaaaatatatctttaTAATTTTGGACActtctaatttttaatattcatttgagagtgacataaattttgataaagtagttgagtgtattatAACTGGAATAAATGTTTCACATTTTATATGAGTGTTAAAGTAATCAAAGTGGAGTAAGGATCCCAccaatttttactaaaaataggaatcaaattgtggtcattcacaaatcacttaaatagaaagaagattaatttatttaacttatttcataaaataaaaataagatttagttattttattgtattatgtacattgtagttatttgtttataattttttttgtaacttttttttatctctAGGACACGTGTAACCACTCTATTGGACTAGTTCATTTTTCAAAGACAATATCTTATATATAATCTCCCTTTTTGGTCCCATAAATTATGAATTACTCCATTCCTTTCCAAGTAAAACTTTCATTTTCGGTAtgtctccaaaaaaaaatatatctttaTAATTTTGGACActtctaatttttaatattcatttgagagtgacataaattttgataaagtagttgagtgtattatAACTGGAATAAATGTTTCACATTTTATATGAGTGTTAAAGTAATCAAAGTGGAGTAAGGATCCCAccaatttttactaaaaataggaatcaaattgtggtcattcacaaatcacttaaatagaaagaagattaatttatttaacttatttcataaaataaaaataagatttagttattttattgtattatgtacattgtagttatttgtttataattttttttgtaacttttttttatctctAGGACACGTGTAACCACTCTATTGGACTAGTTCATTTTTCAAAGACAATATCTTATATATAATCTCCCTTTTTGGTCCCATAAATTATGAATTACTCCATTCCTTTCCAAGTAAAACTTTCATTTTCGGTAtgtctccaaaaaaaaatatatctttaTAATTTTGGACActtctaatttttaatattcatttgagagtgacataaattttgataaagtagttgagtgtattatAACTGGAATAAATGTTTCACATTTTATATGAGTGTTAAAGTAATCAAAGTGGAGTAAGGATCCCAccaatttttactaaaaataggaatcaaattgtggtcattcacaaatcacttaaatagaaagaagattaatttatttaacttatttcataaaataaaaataagatttagttattttattgtattatgtacattgtagttatttgtttataattttttttgtaacttttttttatctctAGGACACGTGTAACCACTCTATTGGACTAGTTCATTTTTCAAAGACAATATCTTATATATAATCTCCCTTTTTGGTCCCATAAATTATGAATTACTCCATTCCTTTC
It contains:
- the LOC130991504 gene encoding probable linoleate 9S-lipoxygenase 5, with translation MSCNCSEMWENLLGCLCGEIKDSPKIEQQQQQKKKIKGIVVLKKKNVMDVTDVGASLLDRIHELFGKGVSLQLVSSHSAEPGNSRKGKVGKEAYLEDWLPKLTSLNAEDHASFNVTFDWDVESLGFPGALIVKNQHHSQLYLKSVALENVCGYGRVDFVCDSWVYPVRRYKYDRVFFASKTYLPGETPEPLLFYREQELRSLRGEDRLEGSGMLKEWDRVYDYAYYNDLGAPEKGEEYARPVLGGPDYPYPRRARTGRPPNKKDPTNESRLFLLSLNTYVPSDERFSQVKFSDFIGYALKSLGQVIVPEIKALFDKTINEFDTFEDVLRLYEGGVRVPDDGHSLSKLRKCVPWELIRELLRSDGERFLKFPVPDVIKVDKTAWRTDEEFGREMLAGVNPVVIRRLQEFPPKSRLDRRQYGDQDSRITRAHLEENMNGLTIEEAIERNKMFILDHHDALMPYLRRINTTSTKTYASRTILLLRDDGTLRPLAIELSLPHEDGDALGATSWVFAPCEHGVGNAIWQLAKAYVAVNDSGYHQLISHWLNTHAVMEPFVIATNRQLSSIHPVHGLLKPHFRDTIHINALARQILINAGGVLETTVFPARYAMEMSSFVYRDWNFTEQALPVDLIKRGVAVADESQQPHGLKLLIPDYPFAVDGLEIWSAIQAWVTEYCCIYYPTDDAVSGDAELQSWWKELREVGHGDLKEKPWWPRMETRRELIESCTIIIWVASALHAAVNFGQYPYAGYLPNRPTVSRRFMPEPGSAEFAEMEREPELAYLKTITAQLQTLLGISLIEILSRHSTDEVYLGQRDGGWSGEEAAAAFERFGAALVDVERRIRERNGNRALKNRHGPVEVQYTLLYPNTSDYSREGGLTGKGIPNSISI